The proteins below come from a single Thermopolyspora flexuosa genomic window:
- a CDS encoding DUF917 domain-containing protein: MSYTLDRADLADLARGAALLGTGGGGDPYIGRLLVDQALKETGRTITVLDPAELDDDMFVIPTAQMGAPTVMVEKIPRGDEAVIALRTLERHLGRRADATMPIECGGINSMIPLLVAAHTGLPVVDADGMGRAFPELQMETFSVYGVPGSPLAIGGENDEMVIIDTGHDNKRMEWLARGITIRMGGVAHIAEYSMTGADVKRTAVPNTLTLGLRIGRALRTARAEHRDPIAALAATMADTLYNKVRVLFRGKVVDVERRTEAGFARGNATLEAFDGDGKLELTFQNEHLVARVNGEVRCVVPDLICVLDIDTAEPITTEGLRYGQRAVVVGISTPDLMRSPEALAVFGPRAFGLDVEFRPVEELVPE, from the coding sequence ATGAGCTACACCCTCGACCGCGCCGACCTCGCCGACCTGGCCCGCGGCGCGGCGCTGCTCGGCACCGGCGGGGGCGGCGACCCGTACATCGGCCGCCTCCTCGTCGACCAGGCGCTCAAGGAGACCGGCCGTACGATCACCGTGCTCGACCCGGCCGAGCTCGACGACGACATGTTCGTCATCCCCACCGCGCAGATGGGCGCGCCCACGGTCATGGTGGAGAAGATCCCGCGCGGCGACGAGGCGGTGATCGCGCTGCGCACCCTCGAGAGGCACCTCGGCCGGCGCGCGGACGCCACCATGCCGATCGAGTGCGGCGGCATCAACTCGATGATCCCGCTGCTCGTCGCCGCGCACACCGGGCTGCCCGTGGTGGACGCGGACGGCATGGGCCGGGCGTTCCCCGAGCTGCAGATGGAGACGTTCTCGGTGTACGGCGTGCCGGGCTCGCCGCTCGCCATCGGCGGCGAGAACGACGAGATGGTGATCATCGACACCGGGCACGACAACAAGCGCATGGAGTGGCTCGCCCGCGGCATCACCATCCGCATGGGCGGCGTGGCGCACATCGCCGAGTACTCGATGACCGGGGCCGACGTGAAGCGCACCGCCGTACCGAACACGCTCACCCTCGGCCTGCGCATCGGCCGGGCGCTGCGCACGGCCCGCGCCGAGCACCGCGACCCGATCGCCGCGCTCGCCGCGACCATGGCCGACACCCTCTACAACAAGGTGCGGGTGCTGTTCCGCGGCAAGGTCGTCGACGTGGAACGCCGCACCGAGGCCGGGTTCGCCCGGGGGAACGCCACGCTCGAGGCGTTCGACGGCGACGGCAAGCTCGAGCTGACCTTCCAGAACGAGCACCTGGTCGCCCGGGTGAACGGCGAGGTCCGCTGCGTCGTGCCCGACCTGATCTGCGTGCTCGACATCGACACCGCCGAGCCGATCACCACCGAGGGCCTGCGGTACGGCCAGCGGGCCGTGGTGGTGGGCATCAGCACCCCGGACCTGATGCGCAGCCCCGAGGCGCTCGCGGTGTTCGGGCCCCGCGCCTTCGGCCTGGACGTGGAGTTCCGGCCGGTCGAGGAGCTGGTGCCGGAGTAA